From one Anopheles cruzii chromosome 3, idAnoCruzAS_RS32_06, whole genome shotgun sequence genomic stretch:
- the LOC128270825 gene encoding serine/threonine-protein kinase pkn6-like, whose product MTTTTLYALLSNKIANLSILSFDPGSEVVHKEVIQAKILHHNEYTLLSMLADLDGVINERGFFSDYAFEEREQEQPDGSWVTIYTGRVRRRLTLVLDCVHAHEFCDRSGDFVTLQNYIPTVRGHEFEGLQIFYEVVRVVEQIHDRNVVHRDLKLNNIVLNRRTKRVVLTNFFLGKHLINGNELLYDQRGSPAYISPDVLAGKPYRGKPSDIWALGVILYTLIYGRYPFLDNTPAGLFRKIREVDFTIPSVPKMSESTNILIKAMLVHNPDDRFTATEVRVQLEQILRSMAPARTKSDQLVPEFAERSAGRAAGDHAPPDTPALTGAPEVKRLASPPKHELSTEPFSRILEQSARDTVPIGGNTAAAAAAADQRREGEAAYVEPKPMAVQRMNATLRLIPPGPGQSPFAPIVSPAVQSSSALELLQLASCGSSPPAAAGGRGQRNRLNFDHVPARFRPYTIPAAGRGAGGTLTILHGGPGRRTAGSAESNSSSNERSHFYQTMHLLGQWPINFPPASVPPLRSVSNANESPTATARTQPSESLMALVAAIRSIYAILSERARKGRGVTVAGTGQAAEVDATLDFTGIVTPEMADKIVSFLIVHVRHHEVVTAVFGNAGSNGRDVENRVHSLLELLRQLGVRMEADGGGRIVIRPEQTRERLMLLVCLLRIAGYNDGYFKPT is encoded by the exons ATGACGACGACCACGCTTTATGCGCTGCTGTCCAACAAGATCGCCAACCTCTCA ATTCTTAGCTTCGATCCGGGCTCGGAAGTGGTCCACAAGGAGGTGATCCAAGCGAAGATACTGCATCACAACGAGTACACGCTCCTGTCGATGTTGGCCGATCTCGATGGCGTCATCAACGAGCGCGGTTTCTTCAGCGATTACGCGTTCGAGGAGCGCGAACAGGAACAACCGGACGGTTCATGGGTGACCATTTACACGGGACGGGTCCGCCGTCGGCTCACGCTGGTCCTGGACTGTGTGCACGCGCACGAGTTTTGCGACCGTTCGGGCGACTTCGTTACGCTGCAGAACTACATTCCGACCGTCCGGGGCCACGAGTTCGAAGGTCTGCAGATCTTCTACGAAGTGGTACGGGTGGTGGAACAGATTCACGATCGCAACGTCGTGCACCGCGATCTGAAGCTGAACAATATCGTACTGAACCGGCGCACGAAGCGGGTGGTGCTGACCAACTTCTTCCTCGGCAAGCACCTAATTAACGGCAACGAGTTGCTGTACGATCAGCGCGGCAGTCCGGCCTACATCTCGCCGGACGTGCTCGCTGGAAAGCCGTACCGAGGGAAGCCATCCGACATCTGGGCCCTCGGTGTCATTCTTTACACGCTCATCTACGGAAGGTATCCGTTTCTGGACAACACGCCGGCGGGCCTGTTTCGGAAAATCCGTGAAGTAGATTTCACGATTCCGAG TGTTCCCAAGATGTCGGAAAGTACCAACATACTGATCAAGGCGATGTTAGTGCACAATCCGGACGATCGCTTCACCGCTACCGAGGTGCGCGTGCAGCTCGAGCAGATACTTCGCTCGATGGCACCGGCCCGTACCAAGAGCGATCAGCTGGTGCCGGAGTTTGCGGAGCGCTCGGCCGGCCGTGCTGCCGGTGATCACGCGCCTCCGGACACTCCGGCACTGACCGGCGCTCCCGAGGTCAAACGCCTAGCATCACCACCAAAGCACGAACTCTCGACGGAACCATTTTCGCGCATTCTCGAGCAGTCCGCCAGAGACACTGTGCCCATCGGTGGCAacactgctgccgctgcggctgctgctgaccaaAGACGCGAAGGCGAAGCGGCGTACGTGGAACCAAAACCGATGGCGGTCCAGAGGATGAACGCGACGCTGCGTCTAATACCGCCTGGCCCGGGTCAGTCCCCGTTTGCGCCGATTGTGTCGCCCGCGGTGCAATCATCGAGTGCGCTTGAGTTGCTGCAACTGGCCAGCTGTGGTTCGTCGCcgcctgccgctgccggtggacGTGGGCAGCGGAATCGATTGAATTTCGATCACGTTCCGGCGCGCTTCCGCCCTTACACTATTCCTGCAGCGGGCCGCGGGGCCGGAGGTACGCTTACTATCCTGCACGGGGGTCCAG GACGCCGTACCGCGGGGAGCGCTGagtcgaacagcagcagcaacgagaGAAGCCACTTTTATCAAACAATGCACCTGCTCGGCCAGTGGCCAATCAACTTCCCGCCGGCTAGTGTACCGCCGCTTCGGTCGGTAAGCAACGCCAACGAATCGCCAACAGCCACGGCCAGAACACAGCCGTCCGAGTCGCTGATGGCTCTGGTGGCTGCAATACGGAGCATATACGCCATCCTGTCGGAGCGTGCCCGCAAAGGGCGCGGGGTGACAgtggccggcaccgggcaAGCTGCCGAAGTGGACGCAACGCTCGATTTCACCGGAATCGTTACGCCCGAGATGGCCGACAAAATTGTTTCCTTTCTGATCGTCCATGTGCGCCACCACGAGGTGGTCACGGCCGTTTTCGGGAATGCCGGCAGCAATGGTCGGGATGTGGAAAATCGCGTCCACAGTCTGCTCGAGCTGCTCCGCCAGCTGGGCGTCCGGATGGAGGCGGACGGAGGCGGGCGGATCGTGATCCGGCCGGAACAAACGCGCGAACGGCTGATGCTTCTCGTCTGTTTGCTGCGCATCGCGGGTTACAATGATGGCTACTTTAAGCCAACCTGA
- the LOC128274177 gene encoding uncharacterized protein LOC128274177 produces MTSEATGEGEPVRQFELSAPGKLILHGEHSVVYGHPAIAGPIGLRTHLRYEATGHSNDTVVFAFDSLPFTTSLSVGAFDEFLRVVDCAQQLQPDQLLQQMRTDDGFPFARFVQTQPSTVKERFSVAAALYIVNRVLRSEGVTDFAGTGRAGFRLALRSTMSIGAGLGSSASYGVCLAAGAYVLSRILKGTLTQAAIGHGFTLQQSPELLAKISGWAFDSEIIMHEKPSGIDNMVCTYGQLIRFRRGDSEHRNIRLRVPLHVLIVDSGVSRSTAQLVATAAKRRSLFPRTVGRILDAMGELVEEVIELLETPTGTDDDDGGVSDYTRLRTIVNINNNLLRSLGVSHPALERIFQLAERHGFDCKLTGAGGGGCAFMPLPANYEQLQTFHELVRELTEAGYGSIPTTIGGGTGVELNACPRQAEQ; encoded by the coding sequence ATGACATCGGAGGCAACCGGAGAAGGGGAACCGGTGCGGCAGTTTGAGCTGTCCGCTCCGGGTAAGCTAATTCTGCACGGTGAACACTCGGTCGTCTACGGTCACCCGGCCATTGCCGGTCCGATCGGTTTGCGAACGCACCTCCGGTACGAAGCGACCGGCCATTCCAACGACACCGTGGTCTTTGCTTTCGATTCGCTGCCCTTCACGACCAGCCTGTCCGTCGGGGCGTTTGATGAGTTTTTGCGTGTAGTCGATTGTGCCCAGCAGTTGCAACCGGATCAACTGCTTCAGCAAATGCGTACCGACGATGGGTTCCCCTTTGCACGTTTCGTCCAGACGCAACCGTCGACGGTGAAGGAACGCTTCTCCGTTGCGGCCGCACTGTACATCGTCAATCGGGTGCTCCGCTCGGAAGGTGTCACTGACTTCGCGGGAACCGGCAGGGCAGGATTCCGGCTGGCGCTCCGCTCGACGATGAGTATCGGAGCGGGATTGGGCAGCTCGGCTAGTTACGGTGTTTGCCTTGCGGCCGGTGCCTACGTGCTCTCGCGCATCCTAAAGGGTACGCTCACACAGGCTGCGATTGGGCACGGGTTTACGTTACAGCAGTCACCGGAGCTGTTGGCAAAAATTTCCGGCTGGGCGTTCGATTCCGAGATTATCATGCACGAGAAACCGTCCGGCATCGACAACATGGTCTGCACGTACGGTCAGCTGATACGCTTCCGGCGAGGGGATTCCGAGCATCGTAACATCCGCTTACGGGTGCCGCTGCACGTGCTGATTGTCGACAGTGGCGTTAGTCGGAGCACTGCCCAGCTAGTGGCCACTGCCGCCAAACGCCGTTCGCTGTTCCCGCGCACCGTCGGCCGAATCCTGGATGCGATGGGTGAGCTGGTGGAGGAAGTGATCGAGCTGCTCGAAACACCAACCGgcaccgatgacgatgatggcggagTGTCGGACTACACGCGGTTGCGAACGATCGTAAACATTAACAACAATCTGCTCCGTTCGCTCGGTGTTAGCCATCCGGCACTGGAGCGTATCTTTCAGCTGGCCGAACGTCACGGATTCGACTGCAAGCTAaccggggccggcggtggcggatgtGCGTTCATGCCGCTGCCAGCCAACTACGAGCAGCTGCAAACATTCCACGAGTTAGTACGCGAGCTGACCGAGGCAGGGTACGGCTCGATCCCTAccacgatcggtggcggcaccggagTTGAACTGAATGCCTGCCCCAGGCAGGCAGAACAGTAA
- the LOC128274179 gene encoding bolA-like protein 2 yields MSGYTEEYLRQKLTERLEATHVEVIDESDGCGGKFRAIVVSTQFQGKPLLQRHRLVNAALAEELKTIHAFSQKTYTPEQWANESKD; encoded by the exons ATGTCCGGCTACACAGAGGAATATCTTCGCCAGAAGCTGACCGAGCGGCTAGAGGCAACGCATGTG GAGGTGATCGACGAATCGGACGGTTGCGGTGGCAAGTTTCGCGCGATCGTCGTTTCCACACAGTTTCAGGGCAAACCGCTTCTCCAACGTCACCG CCTCGTGAATGCTGCCCTCGCCGAGGAGCTGAAGACAATCCACGCGTTTTCGCAGAAAACGTACACCCCGGAGCAGTGGGCCAACGAAAGTAAAGACTAA
- the LOC128274267 gene encoding probable dolichyl pyrophosphate Man9GlcNAc2 alpha-1,3-glucosyltransferase, with amino-acid sequence MEWHRLSLWVALAASGLFLRATLSLHGYSGQNRPPMYGDYEAQRHWQEVTVNLPVTDWYRNTTDNDLLYWGLDYPPLTAYHSYLVGRWARWQGQDEFVALHTSRGIGTDGHKHFMRNTVLLLDAVLYLPAILLAIRLLHRPTAGSGWLTLALAALYPGQMLIDNGHFQYNNVSLALFALAVVTTVKGATLSGAVLFCLALNYKQMELYHALPFFFLLLRRSFDHGSEHWNIRRVVTGVRRLAVLGGTVLGTFAVLWLPWLGSLEDVRQLVHRIFPVARGVFEDKVANVWCVVNVFVKLKNFPNTMMAIVCLLCTVLAVLPCGLHLLLRKPSPGGFLYSLSVTALGFFLFSFQVHEKSILLAALPTILLLPVEPFAAYWFLQVATFSMLPLLHKDGLTGAYLGLSLITLALPRLSTSSSATVRWDVLHIRTLLDRWIGSLVALYYGSLLGQVALLVAFLFVPPPDALPFLYPLAISAYSCGHFVLFYLYFNYRQFYGHATVKRRTKKKVK; translated from the exons ATGGAATGGCACCGACTGTCGCTTTGGGTGGCGCTGGCCGCCTCTGGGTTGTTCCTCCGTGCCACCCTCTCGCTGCACGGGTACTCGGGTCAAAACCGTCCGCCGATGTACGGTGACTACGAGGCCCAGCGTCACTGGCAAGAGGTGACCGTCAATCTGCCGGTGACGGATTGGTATCGGAACACGACCGACAACGATCTGCTGTACTGGGGGCTGGACTATCCGCCTCTGACCGCCTACCACAGCTACCTCGTGGGCCGCTGGGCCCGTTGGCAGGGGCAGGACGAGTTTGTGGCCTTACACACATCGCGTGGCATAGGCACCGACGGACACAAGCACTTTATGCGCAACACCGTCCTGCTGCTCGATGCGGTCCTTTACCTTCCGGCCATTCTGCTCGCGATCCGGCTTCTCCACCGACCCACCGCTGGATCCGGATGGTTGACGCTCGCACTGGCCGCCCTCTATCCCGGTCAGATGCTCATCGATAATGGACACTTTCAGTACAACAACGTGTCGCTTGCCCTCTTCGCACTGGCCGTGGTGACCACCGTCAAGGGGGCCACACTTTCCGGCGCCGTTTTGTTCTGTCTAGCGCTCAACTACAAACAGATGGAGCTGTACCACGCGCTGCCATTCTTTTTCCTACTCCTGCGTCGATCTTTTGACCACGGCTCGGAACATTGGAACATCCGTCGGGTGGTGACCGGTGTCCGAAGGCTGGCGGTTCTCGGTGGAACCGTGCTGGGAACATTCGCCGTGCTTTGGCTCCCCTGGCTCGGTTCCCTGGAGGACGTGCGGCAGCTGGTGCATCGTATCTTCCCCGTGGCCCGGGGTGTGTTCGAGGATAAGGTCGCCAACGTTTGGTGTGTGGTGAATGTGTTCGTGAAGCTCAA AAACTTCCCCAACACTATGATGGCCATCGTGTGTTTACTGTGTACGGTACTGGCCGTTCTGCCCTGTGGATTACACTTACTGCTCCGCAAACCGTCTCCCGGGGGCTTCCTTTACTCGCTGTCCGTCACGGCACTCGGGTTCTTTCTGTTCAGCTTTCAGGTGCACGAAAAATCCATCCTACTCGCGGCACTGCCCACCAttctgctgcttccggtggaacCGTTTGCAGCGTACTGGTTCCTGCAAGTGGCCACCTTCAGTATGCTCCCGTTGCTGCACAAAGATGGCCTCACCGGGGCGTACCTGGGGCTATCGCTCATCACCCTGGCCCTTCCACGACTGAGCACGAGCTCCTCTGCGACGGTCCGGTGGGATGTGCTTCACATTCGTACGCTCCTCGATCGCTGGATTGGCTCGCTGGTGGCCCTCTATTACGGGTCACTGCTGGGGCAGGTGGCACTACTGGTGGCGTTCCTCTTCGTACCGCCACCGGACGCTCTGCCGTTCCTCTATCCGCTTGCCATATCCGCGTACAGCTGTGGTCACTTCGTGCTGTTCTATCTGTACTTCAACTATCGACAGTTTTACGGCCACGCGACTGTAAAGaggcgaacgaaaaagaaagtcaaataa
- the LOC128271874 gene encoding cell division cycle protein 123 homolog, with the protein MLIRNVELEKKACMIVNWYDLFRKNTIKACIVPVPAEVLEYLRQDMLILPAECSNISSNVSASEGYQTTHFNAFDDQFGDSDGDDQDPPQPQPTFPAFSKTLTDAIRSLGGSAFLKSDWHCPKDAQWITLGQTLCVRDITDVYQLLKASSCCKEDFRERCDANGSGFHVVLKKWKDIHPGSEFRCFVRNRSLVAISPRHWPSYHEHIACERSDIVNDIVSLFKEKIKETFPLKDYVFDVYRPAKDNVIIMDFSLYGKGHSDSLAFDYEQLDEEASVATIEEEDDPEFRYLPNDCGIQPIKRNVYGFPQDFSNFLQNAAPAEGSVQGESNNLVNRLIEQCSLQNQQDESDSTGDSV; encoded by the exons ATGCTGATCCGCAACGTTGAGCTGGAAAAGAAAGCTTGTATGATCGTCAACTGGTATGATCTGTTTCGCAAGAATACGATTAAAGCGTGCATCGTGCCGGTCCCGGCTGAAGTGCTGGAGTACCTCCGACAGGACATGCTAATCCTGCCGGCAGAGTGTTCCAACATCAGTTCCAACGTTAGCGCCTCGGAAGGATACCAAACGACACACTTCAATGCGTTCGACGATCAGTTCGGAGACTCCGACGGTGACGATCAGGATCCCCCACAGCCACAGCCTACGTTTCCTGCATTTTCTAAAACCCTTACGGACGCGATCCGCAGTTTGGGTGGTTCCGCATTTCTGAAGAGCGATTGGCACTGCCCGAAAGATGCCCAGTGGATAACTCTCGGGCAGACTCTGTGCGTGCGCGACATCACGGACGTCTATCAGCTGCTGAAAGCGTCCAGCTGCTGCAAGGAGGACTTCCGCGAGCGATGCGACGCGAACGGGAGCGGGTTCCATGTTGTGCTGAAAAAGTGGAAAGATATTCATCCGGGATCGGAGTTTCGATGTTTCGTGCGCAACCGATCGTTGGTGGCCATTTCGCCCCGCCACTGGCCATCGTACCATGAGCACATTGCGTGCGAGCGAAGTGACATCGTGAACGACATCGTTTCGTTGTTTAAggagaaaattaaagaaaCTTTCCCGTTGAAAGATT atgttttcgatgtttacCGACCTGCGAAGGACAACGTGATCATCATGGACTTTTCGCTTTACGGAAAGGGGCACTCGGACAGTTTGGCTTTCGATTACGAACAGCTTGATGAGGAAGCGTCGGTGGCAACGATCGAGGAGGAAGACGATCCGGAGTTTCGCTATCTGCCGAACGATTGCGGCATTCAGCCGATCAAGCGCAACGTTTACGGATTTCCGCAAGATTTTAGTAACTTCCTTCAAAACGCTGCTCCCGCTGAGGGCAGTGTCCAGGGCGAAAGCAACAATCTTGTGAACCGTTTGATTGAACAGTGCAGTCTGCAGAATCAACAGGACGAGAGTGATTCGACTGGAGATTCCGTGTAA
- the LOC128271872 gene encoding phosphorylated adapter RNA export protein isoform X2: MMEHDSLKLASADDDLEDGELSDSDCEVYTPLQRPDLPKADAFTVATASHSRQMDIACDDPDDDDDLRLTKSDSDGSSDESGSNIRIGTASYTQRMRGQGSRPMSHRPGRSQGAIPPNGLAPVPQLLAARPNKYNIWTESLQEDTLMETMRGCDVTPHALRNRDVESYDYKLKDRLQSGNAFNRLKRRQSNSDDSDGYGCGGKRMRTGRDGFPEANDQERRISAKQRIGKRNSTDTNSDDSGQSAPRHIPDLNLDDECSNEKFATELAEKLCEKQKDLLLRVVEVLGKVIPLKLFKETQKIEADGGMLVMKGWRRRTPGGVFLFLLKHCEDVDNEQKKQIFLETKKAKQKEWKLAKANNRDKKVEELKKTLNRQATDTELPTIPMMAHLKAETNSTLSNPPPSPVGEENFDGNQDFETPDILVNVTSPEKTPMQSNETDKEDSDTGKPEVAILIGHGLMPQRTIQSYQEDCLDITCDDMDMF, from the exons ATGATGGAACACGACTCGCTGAAGCTGGCCAGTGCCGATGACGATCTGGAAGATGGAGAG CTTTCCGATAGTGATTGTGAAGTTTATACACCGCTGCAGAGGCCAGATTTGCCGAAAGCCGACGCGTTCACAGTcgccacagccagccactcGCGACAAATGGATATAGCGTGCGACGATccggatgacgatgacgatttGCGACTGACTAAAAGTGACTCCGATGGTAGCTCCGATGAGAGCGGAAGTAACATAAGAATCGGCACCGCAAGCTACACGCAACGAATGCGTGGCCAAGGATCCCGCCCAATGTCACATCGGCCAGGTCGCAGTCAAGGCGCAATTCCCCCGAATGGTTTAGCCCCGGTACCCCAACTGCTGGCTGCAAGACCAAACAAGTACAACATCTGGACCGAAAGCCTCCAGGAGGACACGCTGATGGAAACGATGCGCGGCTGTGACGTTACACCGCACGCACTTCGCAACCGCGACGTGGAGTCATACGACTACAAACTCAAGGACCGCCTGCAGAGTGGAAACGCGTTCAATCGTCTGAAACGCAGGCAGTCCAACTCGGACGATTCCGATGGATATGGATGTGGAGGGAAGCGGATGCGAACGGGACGCGATGGCTTCCCGGAAGCCAATGACCAGGAGCGGCGCATTAGTGCGAAGCAACGCATCGGCAAGCGCAACAGCACCGACACAAACAGTGACGACAGTGGCCAAAGTGCGCCGAG ACACATACCGGACCTGAATCTCGATGACGAGTGTAGCAACGAAAAGTTTGCCACGGAGCTGGCCGAAAAGTTGTGCGAAAAGCAAAAGGATTTGCTAT TGCGCGTAGTGGAGGTACTGGGCAAAGTGATACCGCTCAAGTTGTTCAAGGAAACGCAAAAGATTGAAGCCGACGGCGGTATGCTTGTGATG AAAGGATGGCGGCGACGGACGCCAGGaggagtttttctttttctgttgaAACACTGCGAGGATGTCGATAACGAGCAAAAGAAGCAAATTTTTCTCGAGAccaaaaaagcaaagcaaaaagagTGGAAACTCGCAAAGGCCAACAATCGTGATAAGAAAGTGGAGGAACTGAAGAAAACGCTCAACCGACAAGCGACCGATACCGAGCTACCGACTATTCCGATGATGGCACACCTCAAAGCGGAAACGAATAGCACCC TGTCTAATCCACCACCGTCCCCGGTGGGAGAGGAGAACTTTGACGGTAATCAAGACTTTGAAACGCCGGACATACTCGTCAATGTTACTAGCCCTGAGAAGACACCGATGCAGTCGAACGAGACCGACAAAGAAGATTCAGATACCGGCAAACCGGAAGTTGCGATCCTGATTGGGCACGGACTGATGCCGCAACGAACTATTCAAAGCTACCAGGAAGACTGTCTTGACATCACGTGCGATGATATGGATATGTTTTAG
- the LOC128271872 gene encoding phosphorylated adapter RNA export protein isoform X1, translating to MMEHDSLKLASADDDLEDGELSDSDCEVYTPLQRPDLPKADAFTVATASHSRQMDIACDDPDDDDDLRLTKSDSDGSSDESGSNIRIGTASYTQRMRGQGSRPMSHRPGRSQGAIPPNGLAPVPQLLAARPNKYNIWTESLQEDTLMETMRGCDVTPHALRNRDVESYDYKLKDRLQSGNAFNRLKRRQSNSDDSDGYGCGGKRMRTGRDGFPEANDQERRISAKQRIGKRNSTDTNSDDSGQSAPRFAFRHIPDLNLDDECSNEKFATELAEKLCEKQKDLLLRVVEVLGKVIPLKLFKETQKIEADGGMLVMKGWRRRTPGGVFLFLLKHCEDVDNEQKKQIFLETKKAKQKEWKLAKANNRDKKVEELKKTLNRQATDTELPTIPMMAHLKAETNSTLSNPPPSPVGEENFDGNQDFETPDILVNVTSPEKTPMQSNETDKEDSDTGKPEVAILIGHGLMPQRTIQSYQEDCLDITCDDMDMF from the exons ATGATGGAACACGACTCGCTGAAGCTGGCCAGTGCCGATGACGATCTGGAAGATGGAGAG CTTTCCGATAGTGATTGTGAAGTTTATACACCGCTGCAGAGGCCAGATTTGCCGAAAGCCGACGCGTTCACAGTcgccacagccagccactcGCGACAAATGGATATAGCGTGCGACGATccggatgacgatgacgatttGCGACTGACTAAAAGTGACTCCGATGGTAGCTCCGATGAGAGCGGAAGTAACATAAGAATCGGCACCGCAAGCTACACGCAACGAATGCGTGGCCAAGGATCCCGCCCAATGTCACATCGGCCAGGTCGCAGTCAAGGCGCAATTCCCCCGAATGGTTTAGCCCCGGTACCCCAACTGCTGGCTGCAAGACCAAACAAGTACAACATCTGGACCGAAAGCCTCCAGGAGGACACGCTGATGGAAACGATGCGCGGCTGTGACGTTACACCGCACGCACTTCGCAACCGCGACGTGGAGTCATACGACTACAAACTCAAGGACCGCCTGCAGAGTGGAAACGCGTTCAATCGTCTGAAACGCAGGCAGTCCAACTCGGACGATTCCGATGGATATGGATGTGGAGGGAAGCGGATGCGAACGGGACGCGATGGCTTCCCGGAAGCCAATGACCAGGAGCGGCGCATTAGTGCGAAGCAACGCATCGGCAAGCGCAACAGCACCGACACAAACAGTGACGACAGTGGCCAAAGTGCGCCGAG ATTTGCTTTCAGACACATACCGGACCTGAATCTCGATGACGAGTGTAGCAACGAAAAGTTTGCCACGGAGCTGGCCGAAAAGTTGTGCGAAAAGCAAAAGGATTTGCTAT TGCGCGTAGTGGAGGTACTGGGCAAAGTGATACCGCTCAAGTTGTTCAAGGAAACGCAAAAGATTGAAGCCGACGGCGGTATGCTTGTGATG AAAGGATGGCGGCGACGGACGCCAGGaggagtttttctttttctgttgaAACACTGCGAGGATGTCGATAACGAGCAAAAGAAGCAAATTTTTCTCGAGAccaaaaaagcaaagcaaaaagagTGGAAACTCGCAAAGGCCAACAATCGTGATAAGAAAGTGGAGGAACTGAAGAAAACGCTCAACCGACAAGCGACCGATACCGAGCTACCGACTATTCCGATGATGGCACACCTCAAAGCGGAAACGAATAGCACCC TGTCTAATCCACCACCGTCCCCGGTGGGAGAGGAGAACTTTGACGGTAATCAAGACTTTGAAACGCCGGACATACTCGTCAATGTTACTAGCCCTGAGAAGACACCGATGCAGTCGAACGAGACCGACAAAGAAGATTCAGATACCGGCAAACCGGAAGTTGCGATCCTGATTGGGCACGGACTGATGCCGCAACGAACTATTCAAAGCTACCAGGAAGACTGTCTTGACATCACGTGCGATGATATGGATATGTTTTAG
- the LOC128271875 gene encoding ejaculatory bulb-specific protein 3-like, with translation MKLFIVVALALVGAVVAQDRYTSKYDGIDVDEILKSDRLFNNYYKCLLDQGRCTPDGNELKRILPEALQTNCAKCSEKQRSGAIRVLNYIIENRADQWKTLQQKFDPENKYIEKYREDAKKEGINLPSK, from the coding sequence ATGAAACTGTTCATCGTTGTGGCCCTTGCGCTGGTGGGTGCCGTTGTGGCACAGGATAGGTACACCTCCAAGTACGACGGCATCGATGTGGATGAAATCCTGAAATCAGATCGCCTGTTCAACAACTACTACAAGTGCCTGCTGGACCAGGGTCGTTGCACCCCGGACGGTAACGAGCTGAAGCGTATCCTGCCGGAAGCCCTACAGACCAATTGTGCCAAGTGCAGCGAGAAGCAGAGGTCAGGCGCGATCCGGGTGTTGAACTACATCATCGAAAACCGCGCCGACCAGTGGAAAACACTCCAGCAAAAGTTTGACCCGGAGAACAAGTACATCGAGAAATATCGGGAGGATGCTAAGAAGGAAGGCATCAACTTGCCGTCCAAGTAA
- the LOC128271877 gene encoding ejaculatory bulb-specific protein 3-like gives MKLFVAIVFAVLAMVAAQDQYTTKYDGIDLEEILKSDRLFNNYYKCLMDEGRCTPDGNELKRILPEALQTNCAKCSEKQRAGAVRVINYMIDNRKEQWEALQKKYDPENLYVEKYREEAKKEGINLE, from the coding sequence atgaaACTGTTCGTAGCCATCGTTTTCGCCGTGCTGGCCATGGTGGCCGCTCAGGATCAGTACACGACCAAGTACGACGGTATCGATCTGGAGGAAATCCTGAAGTCGGACCGGCTGTTCAATAACTACTACAAGTGCCTGATGGACGAGGGACGGTGCACCCCGGACGGCAACGAGTTGAAGCGTATTCTGCCGGAAGCCCTACAGACCAATTGTGCCAAGTGCAGCGAGAAGCAGAGGGCAGGGGCGGTCCGGGTGATCAACTACATGATCGACAATCGCAAGGAGCAGTGGGAAGCGCTACAGAAGAAGTACGATCCGGAGAATCTGTACGTTGAAAAATACCGGGAGGAAGCCAAGAAGGAGGGCATCAACCTGGAATAG